From Tripterygium wilfordii isolate XIE 37 chromosome 13, ASM1340144v1, whole genome shotgun sequence, the proteins below share one genomic window:
- the LOC120013102 gene encoding ubiquitin carboxyl-terminal hydrolase 12-like isoform X5, which produces MLVPHSDLVVEGPQPMEVAQVETAATVEHQPVEDPPSMKFAWTIENFSRLNTKKHYSDTFVVSGYKWRVLIFPKGNNVDHLSMYLDVADSATLPYGWSRYAQFSLAIVNQIHNKYSIRKDTQHQFNARESDWGFTSFMALSDLYDPSRGYLVNDTVVVEAEVAVRKIMDYWAYDSKKETGFVGLKNQGATCYMNSLLQTLYYIPYFRKAVYHMPTTENDMPTGSIPLALQSLFYKLQYNDTSVATKELTKSFGWDTYDSFMQHDVQELNRVLCEKLEDKMKGTVVEGTIQQLFEGHHMNYIECINVDYKSTRKESFYDLQLDVKGCRDVYASFDKYVEVERLEGDNKYHAEEHGLQDARKGVLFIDFPPVLQLQLKRFEYDFMRDTMVKINDRYEFPLQLDLDRENGKYLSPDADRSVRNLYTLHSVLVHSGGVHGGHYYAFIRPTLSDQWFKFDDERVTKEDIKRALEEQYGGEEELPQTNPGFNNTPFKFTKYSNAYMLVYIRESDKDNIICNVDEKDIAEHLRIRLKKVQEEKADRKRYKAQAHLFTMIRVARDEDLMEQIGRDIYFDLVDHEKVRSFRIQKQTPFNLFKEEVAKEFGIPVQLQRFWIWAKRQNHTYRPNRPLTHEEEAQSVGQLREVTNKAHSAELKLFLEVELGVDLRPIPPPDKTKEDILLFFKLYDPEKEELRYVGRLFVKSTGKPIEILSKLNQMAGFAPDEEIELYEEIKFEPTVMCEHIDKKTSFRLCQIEDGDIICFQKLTPLESETEFRYPDVPSFLEYVHNRQMVHFRSLDKPKEDDFSLELSKLHTYDDVVERVARHIGLDDPSKIRLTAHNCYSQQPKPQSIRYRSLEHLSDMLVHYNQVSSDILYYEVLDIPLPELQGLKTLKVVFHHATKDEVVIHNIRLPKQSTVGDVINELKTKVELSHPNAELRLLEVFYHKIYKIFPLNEKIENINDQYWTLRAEEIPEEEKNIGPHDRLIHVYHFTKDSAQNQMQAQNFGEPFFMVVHETETLADVKLRIQKKLQVADEEFSKWKFAFMSLGRPEYLQDSDVVFTRFQRKDVYGAWEQYLGLEHSDNAPKRAYAVNQNRHTYEKPVKIYN; this is translated from the exons ATGCTGGTTCCCCATTCAGATTTGGTGGTAGAGGGTCCGCAGCCGATGGAAG TGGCACAAGTGGAGACTGCTGCCACTGTGGAGCATCAGCCAGTGGAGGATCCTCCATCCATGAAATTCGCATGGACCATAGAAAATTTCTCAAGGTTGAACACCAAGAAGCACTACTCTGATACATTCGTCGTGAGTGGTTACAAATG GCGGGTACTTATTTTTCCTAAGGGAAACAATGTGGACCACTTGTCCATGTATTTAGACGTTGCTGATTCCGCCACACTGCCCTATGGATGGAGTAGATATGCACAGTTTAGCTTGGCTATTGTTAatcaaattcataacaaatacTCAATTAGAaagg ATACACAGCATCAGTTTAATGCTAGGGAGAGCGACTGGGGCTTTACTTCATTCATGGCTCTCAGTGATCTTTATGATCCCAGTAGAGGATATCTTGTGAATGATACAGTTGTTGTCGAGGCTGAGGTAGCTGTTCGTAAGATTATGGACTATTGGGCATATGATTCTAAGAAAGAGACTGGCTTTGTCGGTCTTAAGAACCAAGGGGCAACTTGCTATATGAACTCTCTCTTACAAACTCTGTATTATATTCCTTACTTCAGGAAG GCTGTGTATCACATGCCGACGACTGAAAATGACATGCCTACAGGAAGTATTCCTTTGGCTCTTCAGAGTTTGTTCTATAAGCTTCAATATAATGACACCAGTGTTGCAACAAAGGAATTGACCAAATCTTTCGGATGGGATACATATGACTCATTCATGCAACATGATGTTCAAGAACTCAACAGAGTGCTGTGTGAGAAGCTTGAAGATAAGATGAAG GGTACTGTTGTGGAGGGAACAATACAGCAATTATTTGAGGGTCACCATATGAATTATATtgaatgcatcaatgtggactacaAATCTACGAGAAAGGAATCATTTTATG ATCTCCAGCTTGATGTCAAAGGCTGCCGCGATGTTTATGCTTCTTTTGATAAGTATGTTGAAGTTGAACGTCTTGAGGGCGACAACAAATACCATGCTGAAGAGCATGGTTTGCAG GATGCTAGGAAGGGTGTCTTGTTTATTGATTTCCCTCCAGTTCTTCAACTTCAGCTCAAGCGGTTTGAATATGATTTTATGCGGGATACTATGGTGAAG ATAAATGATCGCTATGAATTTCCTCTTCAACTTGACCTCGATAGAGAAAATGGAAAGTATTTATCGCCTGATGCAGATCGGAGCGTTCGCAATCTTTACACACTTCACAG TGTCTTGGTTCATAGTGGAGGGGTGCATGGTGGACATTACTATGCTTTTATCCGGCCTACCCTCTCAGATCAATG GTTTAAATTTGACGATGAACGGGTGACTAAAGAAGATATAAAGAGGGCATTAGAAGAGCAGTATGGTGGTGAGGAAGAG CTGCCGCAGACCAATCCCGGCTTTAATAATACTCCATTTAAATTCACAAAATACTCCAATGCATACATGCTTGTGTATATACGTGAAAGTGACAAGGACAACATAATTTGTAATGTTGACGAGAAAGACATCGCTGAACATTTGAGG ATAAGGTTGAAAAAGGTGCAAGAAGAGAAGGCGGACAGGAAAAGATATAAAGCACAGGCTCACCTTTTTACTATGATAAGG GTTGCACGGGATGAGGACCTCATGGAGCAGATAGGAAGGGATATATATTTTGACCTTGTAGATCATGAGAAAGTCCGTAGTTTCCGGATTCAGAAGCAGACACCGTTTAATCTTTTTAAG GAGGAGGTTGCCAAAGAGTTTGGTATACCAGTGCAACTACAGCGTTTTTGGATATGGGCAAAGCGGCAGAATCATACCTATCGGCCTAATAGACCGTTGACACATGAGGAGGAAGCACAATCT GTTGGACAATTGCGGGAGGTAACAAACAAGGCACACAGCGCTGAACTTAAGTTATTTTTGGAAGTAGAGCTTGGGGTG GATTTACGTCCTATTCCTCCACCTGACAAAACTAAAGAGGACATTCTACTTTTCTTCAAGCTTTATGACCCTGAGAAAGAAGAATTACG ATATGTTGGGAGGCTCTTTGTAAAGAGTACAGGGAAGCCAATAGAAATTTTATCAAAACTAAATCAAATGGCTGGCTTTGCTCCGGATGAAGAAATAGAACTTTATGAG GAAATAAAGTTTGAGCCTACTGTCATGTGTGAACACATTGATAAGAAGACATCATTTCGATTATGTCAG ATTGAAGATGGAGACATCATTTGCTTTCAGAAATTAACACCTCTTGAAAGTGAAACAGAGTTTAGATATCCTGACGTGCCTTCATTTTTGGAATATGTGCACAATCGCCAG ATGGTTCATTTTCGATCTTTGGACAAACCAAAGGAGGATGATTTTTCTCTAGAGTT GTCAAAGTTGCATACCTATGATGACGTGGTGGAGAGAGTGGCTCGTCATATTGGCCTGGATGATCCTTCCAAAATCAGACTTACAGCTCATAACTGCTACTCGCAGCAACCTAAGCCCCAGTCCATCAGATATCGATCACTAGAGCATTTGTCAGATATGTTAGTCCACTACAATCAGGTT AGCTCTGATATTTTGTACTATGAAGTTTTGGACATTCCTCTGCCAGAATTGCAAGGTTTAAAAACTTTGAAAGTTGTGTTCCATCATGCAACAAAAGATGAG GTTGTTATTCACAATATTAGATTACCTAAGCAGAGCACTGTCGGAGATGTGATTAATGAACTAAAAACAAAG GTAGAGTTATCTCATCCAAATGCTGAACTTAGACTGCTTGAAGTTTTCTATCACAAGATTTATAAG ATCTTCCCTCTCAATGAAAAGATTGAGAATATAAATGACCAGTACTGGACATTGCGGGCGGAGGAG ATCCCCGAGGAAGAGAAGAACATTGGTCCGCACGATCGCTTGATTCATGTTTATCACTTTACGAAAGACTCTGCACAGAATCAAATG CAAGCACAAAATTTTGGGGAACCATTCTTTATGGTTGTCCATGAAACTGAGACTTTGGCAGATGTTAAATTACGAATACAAAAGAAATTACAAGTTGCAGATGAGGAATTCTCGAAG TGGAAATTTGCGTTTATGTCACTGGGTCGTCCAGAGTACCTGCAGGACTCTGACGTGGTATTTACTCGGTTTCAG AGAAAAGATGTGTATGGTGCTTGGGAGCAATACCTTGGGTTGGAGCACTCGGATAATGCTCCTAAGAGAGCGTATGCAGTAAATCAG AACCGACACACATATGAGAAGCCTGTTAAAATATACAACTAG
- the LOC120013102 gene encoding ubiquitin carboxyl-terminal hydrolase 12-like isoform X4, whose protein sequence is MTMITPPPLDQQEDEEMLVPHSDLVVEGPQPMEVAQVETAATVEHQPVEDPPSMKFAWTIENFSRLNTKKHYSDTFVVSGYKWRVLIFPKGNNVDHLSMYLDVADSATLPYGWSRYAQFSLAIVNQIHNKYSIRKDTQHQFNARESDWGFTSFMALSDLYDPSRGYLVNDTVVVEAEVAVRKIMDYWAYDSKKETGFVGLKNQGATCYMNSLLQTLYYIPYFRKAVYHMPTTENDMPTGSIPLALQSLFYKLQYNDTSVATKELTKSFGWDTYDSFMQHDVQELNRVLCEKLEDKMKGTVVEGTIQQLFEGHHMNYIECINVDYKSTRKESFYDLQLDVKGCRDVYASFDKYVEVERLEGDNKYHAEEHGLQDARKGVLFIDFPPVLQLQLKRFEYDFMRDTMVKINDRYEFPLQLDLDRENGKYLSPDADRSVRNLYTLHSVLVHSGGVHGGHYYAFIRPTLSDQWFKFDDERVTKEDIKRALEEQYGGEEELPQTNPGFNNTPFKFTKYSNAYMLVYIRESDKDNIICNVDEKDIAEHLRIRLKKVQEEKADRKRYKAQAHLFTMIRVARDEDLMEQIGRDIYFDLVDHEKVRSFRIQKQTPFNLFKEEVAKEFGIPVQLQRFWIWAKRQNHTYRPNRPLTHEEEAQSVGQLREVTNKAHSAELKLFLEVELGDLRPIPPPDKTKEDILLFFKLYDPEKEELRYVGRLFVKSTGKPIEILSKLNQMAGFAPDEEIELYEEIKFEPTVMCEHIDKKTSFRLCQIEDGDIICFQKLTPLESETEFRYPDVPSFLEYVHNRQMVHFRSLDKPKEDDFSLELSKLHTYDDVVERVARHIGLDDPSKIRLTAHNCYSQQPKPQSIRYRSLEHLSDMLVHYNQSSDILYYEVLDIPLPELQGLKTLKVVFHHATKDEVVIHNIRLPKQSTVGDVINELKTKVELSHPNAELRLLEVFYHKIYKIFPLNEKIENINDQYWTLRAEEIPEEEKNIGPHDRLIHVYHFTKDSAQNQMQAQNFGEPFFMVVHETETLADVKLRIQKKLQVADEEFSKWKFAFMSLGRPEYLQDSDVVFTRFQRKDVYGAWEQYLGLEHSDNAPKRAYAVNQNRHTYEKPVKIYN, encoded by the exons ATGACTATGATCACTCCTCCACCGCTAGAT CAGCAAGAGGACGAGGAGATGCTGGTTCCCCATTCAGATTTGGTGGTAGAGGGTCCGCAGCCGATGGAAG TGGCACAAGTGGAGACTGCTGCCACTGTGGAGCATCAGCCAGTGGAGGATCCTCCATCCATGAAATTCGCATGGACCATAGAAAATTTCTCAAGGTTGAACACCAAGAAGCACTACTCTGATACATTCGTCGTGAGTGGTTACAAATG GCGGGTACTTATTTTTCCTAAGGGAAACAATGTGGACCACTTGTCCATGTATTTAGACGTTGCTGATTCCGCCACACTGCCCTATGGATGGAGTAGATATGCACAGTTTAGCTTGGCTATTGTTAatcaaattcataacaaatacTCAATTAGAaagg ATACACAGCATCAGTTTAATGCTAGGGAGAGCGACTGGGGCTTTACTTCATTCATGGCTCTCAGTGATCTTTATGATCCCAGTAGAGGATATCTTGTGAATGATACAGTTGTTGTCGAGGCTGAGGTAGCTGTTCGTAAGATTATGGACTATTGGGCATATGATTCTAAGAAAGAGACTGGCTTTGTCGGTCTTAAGAACCAAGGGGCAACTTGCTATATGAACTCTCTCTTACAAACTCTGTATTATATTCCTTACTTCAGGAAG GCTGTGTATCACATGCCGACGACTGAAAATGACATGCCTACAGGAAGTATTCCTTTGGCTCTTCAGAGTTTGTTCTATAAGCTTCAATATAATGACACCAGTGTTGCAACAAAGGAATTGACCAAATCTTTCGGATGGGATACATATGACTCATTCATGCAACATGATGTTCAAGAACTCAACAGAGTGCTGTGTGAGAAGCTTGAAGATAAGATGAAG GGTACTGTTGTGGAGGGAACAATACAGCAATTATTTGAGGGTCACCATATGAATTATATtgaatgcatcaatgtggactacaAATCTACGAGAAAGGAATCATTTTATG ATCTCCAGCTTGATGTCAAAGGCTGCCGCGATGTTTATGCTTCTTTTGATAAGTATGTTGAAGTTGAACGTCTTGAGGGCGACAACAAATACCATGCTGAAGAGCATGGTTTGCAG GATGCTAGGAAGGGTGTCTTGTTTATTGATTTCCCTCCAGTTCTTCAACTTCAGCTCAAGCGGTTTGAATATGATTTTATGCGGGATACTATGGTGAAG ATAAATGATCGCTATGAATTTCCTCTTCAACTTGACCTCGATAGAGAAAATGGAAAGTATTTATCGCCTGATGCAGATCGGAGCGTTCGCAATCTTTACACACTTCACAG TGTCTTGGTTCATAGTGGAGGGGTGCATGGTGGACATTACTATGCTTTTATCCGGCCTACCCTCTCAGATCAATG GTTTAAATTTGACGATGAACGGGTGACTAAAGAAGATATAAAGAGGGCATTAGAAGAGCAGTATGGTGGTGAGGAAGAG CTGCCGCAGACCAATCCCGGCTTTAATAATACTCCATTTAAATTCACAAAATACTCCAATGCATACATGCTTGTGTATATACGTGAAAGTGACAAGGACAACATAATTTGTAATGTTGACGAGAAAGACATCGCTGAACATTTGAGG ATAAGGTTGAAAAAGGTGCAAGAAGAGAAGGCGGACAGGAAAAGATATAAAGCACAGGCTCACCTTTTTACTATGATAAGG GTTGCACGGGATGAGGACCTCATGGAGCAGATAGGAAGGGATATATATTTTGACCTTGTAGATCATGAGAAAGTCCGTAGTTTCCGGATTCAGAAGCAGACACCGTTTAATCTTTTTAAG GAGGAGGTTGCCAAAGAGTTTGGTATACCAGTGCAACTACAGCGTTTTTGGATATGGGCAAAGCGGCAGAATCATACCTATCGGCCTAATAGACCGTTGACACATGAGGAGGAAGCACAATCT GTTGGACAATTGCGGGAGGTAACAAACAAGGCACACAGCGCTGAACTTAAGTTATTTTTGGAAGTAGAGCTTGGG GATTTACGTCCTATTCCTCCACCTGACAAAACTAAAGAGGACATTCTACTTTTCTTCAAGCTTTATGACCCTGAGAAAGAAGAATTACG ATATGTTGGGAGGCTCTTTGTAAAGAGTACAGGGAAGCCAATAGAAATTTTATCAAAACTAAATCAAATGGCTGGCTTTGCTCCGGATGAAGAAATAGAACTTTATGAG GAAATAAAGTTTGAGCCTACTGTCATGTGTGAACACATTGATAAGAAGACATCATTTCGATTATGTCAG ATTGAAGATGGAGACATCATTTGCTTTCAGAAATTAACACCTCTTGAAAGTGAAACAGAGTTTAGATATCCTGACGTGCCTTCATTTTTGGAATATGTGCACAATCGCCAG ATGGTTCATTTTCGATCTTTGGACAAACCAAAGGAGGATGATTTTTCTCTAGAGTT GTCAAAGTTGCATACCTATGATGACGTGGTGGAGAGAGTGGCTCGTCATATTGGCCTGGATGATCCTTCCAAAATCAGACTTACAGCTCATAACTGCTACTCGCAGCAACCTAAGCCCCAGTCCATCAGATATCGATCACTAGAGCATTTGTCAGATATGTTAGTCCACTACAATCAG AGCTCTGATATTTTGTACTATGAAGTTTTGGACATTCCTCTGCCAGAATTGCAAGGTTTAAAAACTTTGAAAGTTGTGTTCCATCATGCAACAAAAGATGAG GTTGTTATTCACAATATTAGATTACCTAAGCAGAGCACTGTCGGAGATGTGATTAATGAACTAAAAACAAAG GTAGAGTTATCTCATCCAAATGCTGAACTTAGACTGCTTGAAGTTTTCTATCACAAGATTTATAAG ATCTTCCCTCTCAATGAAAAGATTGAGAATATAAATGACCAGTACTGGACATTGCGGGCGGAGGAG ATCCCCGAGGAAGAGAAGAACATTGGTCCGCACGATCGCTTGATTCATGTTTATCACTTTACGAAAGACTCTGCACAGAATCAAATG CAAGCACAAAATTTTGGGGAACCATTCTTTATGGTTGTCCATGAAACTGAGACTTTGGCAGATGTTAAATTACGAATACAAAAGAAATTACAAGTTGCAGATGAGGAATTCTCGAAG TGGAAATTTGCGTTTATGTCACTGGGTCGTCCAGAGTACCTGCAGGACTCTGACGTGGTATTTACTCGGTTTCAG AGAAAAGATGTGTATGGTGCTTGGGAGCAATACCTTGGGTTGGAGCACTCGGATAATGCTCCTAAGAGAGCGTATGCAGTAAATCAG AACCGACACACATATGAGAAGCCTGTTAAAATATACAACTAG